A window of the Mucilaginibacter sp. cycad4 genome harbors these coding sequences:
- a CDS encoding PfkB family carbohydrate kinase: protein MSLLVIGTVAFDAIETPFGKTDKIVGGSATFASLGASYFYDKIKIVAVVGDDFPQHEIEDLQKHNINTEGLQIKQGEKSFFWSGRYHNDMNSRDTLVTELNVLEAFDPIIPDSYQDCEYLMLGNLSPQVQQTVIARLKNRPKLIVMDTMNFWMDIALDELLKTIQLVDVLTINDAEARQLSGEFSLVKAARKILTMGPKYIIIKKGEHGALLFHEDKIFSAPALPLAEVFDPTGAGDTFAGGFIGYMAKVGTVNFNNMKNAIIFGSALASFCVEKFGSERLRNLSEEEIAARIQEFVGLSKFEL, encoded by the coding sequence ATGAGTTTGTTAGTTATTGGCACTGTGGCGTTTGATGCCATTGAAACCCCTTTTGGTAAAACCGATAAAATAGTAGGCGGTTCTGCAACCTTTGCAAGTTTAGGCGCTTCTTACTTTTATGATAAAATAAAAATTGTGGCAGTTGTTGGCGATGATTTTCCGCAGCACGAAATTGAGGACCTGCAAAAGCACAATATTAATACCGAAGGCCTGCAGATAAAACAGGGTGAAAAATCATTTTTCTGGAGCGGACGTTACCATAACGACATGAACAGCCGCGATACCCTGGTAACTGAGCTTAATGTATTGGAAGCTTTCGATCCCATTATCCCTGATAGCTACCAGGATTGCGAATACCTGATGCTGGGCAACCTTTCACCCCAGGTACAGCAAACAGTTATAGCGCGCCTTAAAAACCGCCCTAAGCTTATTGTAATGGACACCATGAACTTTTGGATGGATATTGCCCTTGATGAGCTTTTAAAAACCATTCAACTGGTGGATGTGCTAACCATTAACGATGCCGAAGCCCGCCAATTATCCGGCGAATTCTCATTGGTTAAAGCCGCCCGCAAAATATTAACCATGGGCCCTAAATACATCATCATTAAAAAAGGCGAGCATGGTGCATTGTTGTTCCATGAAGATAAGATCTTTAGTGCCCCCGCCCTTCCATTGGCCGAAGTATTTGACCCCACAGGTGCGGGCGATACTTTTGCCGGTGGTTTTATTGGCTATATGGCCAAAGTAGGCACCGTTAACTTTAACAACATGAAAAACGCCATCATTTTTGGCTCGGCTCTGGCCTCATTCTGTGTTGAAAAATTTGGCTCAGAAAGATTAAGAAACCTTAGTGAAGAAGAAATAGCCGCCCGGATCCAGGAGTTTGTAGGCTTATCCAAATTTGAATTGTAA
- a CDS encoding acyl-CoA dehydrogenase family protein: MDALLTDTPSTGGYDFAMNENQQMVGQMAKDFAERYIKPHVMEWDEAQIFPIDLFKQLGELGMMGVFVPEQYGGSGFGYFEYVTVISEIAKVCGAIGLSVAAHNSLCTGHILAFGNEEQKLKWLPKLATAEWLGAWGLTEANTGSDALGMNTTAVLDGEHYVVNGSKNWITHGKSGDVAVVMVRTGNKGDSHGISALVIEKGTPGFTHGKKENKLGMRASETTELIFDNCRVPKENLLGIEGEGFKQAMKVLDGGRISIAALSLGIAKGAFEAAVAYAKERRQFGQPIGNFQGIAFKLANMATEIEAAELLIMQAADLKNRHLPVTKQSAMAKYFASETAVRTATEAVQIFGGYGYTKDFPVEKFYRDAKLCTIGEGTSEIQKIVISREVLKG; encoded by the coding sequence ATGGATGCTTTGTTAACCGATACCCCGTCAACAGGTGGGTATGATTTTGCTATGAACGAAAATCAGCAAATGGTTGGCCAGATGGCCAAAGACTTTGCCGAACGTTATATTAAACCTCATGTAATGGAATGGGACGAGGCCCAGATTTTTCCTATCGACTTATTTAAACAATTGGGTGAGCTTGGCATGATGGGTGTTTTTGTGCCCGAGCAATACGGAGGCTCCGGTTTCGGCTATTTTGAATATGTAACCGTGATCAGTGAAATAGCCAAAGTTTGCGGTGCTATAGGTTTATCGGTTGCTGCCCATAATTCGCTTTGTACGGGGCATATCCTTGCTTTTGGCAATGAAGAGCAAAAACTTAAATGGCTGCCCAAACTGGCCACTGCCGAATGGCTTGGCGCCTGGGGACTAACCGAAGCCAATACCGGATCGGACGCGCTGGGTATGAACACTACCGCGGTTTTGGACGGCGAGCATTACGTGGTGAACGGCTCAAAAAACTGGATAACCCACGGTAAATCGGGCGATGTGGCGGTAGTGATGGTGCGTACCGGGAATAAAGGCGATTCGCACGGGATCTCGGCACTGGTTATTGAAAAAGGTACACCGGGTTTTACCCATGGCAAAAAAGAAAATAAGCTGGGCATGCGTGCTTCAGAAACTACCGAACTTATTTTTGATAACTGCCGTGTACCAAAGGAAAATTTGCTGGGTATTGAAGGAGAGGGTTTTAAGCAGGCTATGAAAGTTTTGGACGGCGGCAGGATCTCGATAGCAGCCCTTTCATTAGGGATTGCAAAAGGTGCTTTTGAAGCGGCTGTTGCTTATGCCAAAGAGCGCCGCCAGTTTGGACAGCCCATTGGTAATTTCCAGGGGATAGCATTTAAACTGGCCAATATGGCTACCGAAATTGAAGCAGCCGAACTGCTGATAATGCAGGCTGCTGATTTGAAAAACCGCCACCTGCCGGTCACAAAACAATCGGCCATGGCCAAATATTTTGCCTCTGAAACAGCGGTGCGCACAGCTACCGAGGCTGTACAGATCTTCGGTGGGTATGGTTATACCAAGGATTTCCCTGTCGAGAAGTTTTATCGCGATGCCAAACTTTGTACCATAGGCGAAGGTACGAGCGAGATCCAGAAGATAGTAATTAGCAGGGAAGTGTTGAAAGGATAG
- a CDS encoding bifunctional YncE family protein/alkaline phosphatase family protein yields MSPKKMLCLIVLLLICSRFVQAQDLAAIENKRVKLPNGWSLTPVGKSLPLGDLPLNIAVSKSHHYAAVTNNGQSVQTIQLLDARTDRELDKVLISKAWGGLVFSADEQSLYASGGDNNWIIRYAINNDKLLAADTIKLGEAWSKKPNSASISPAGLALDDKRGVLYVVTKLDNSLYLIDLKTKTVIQQVKLGTEAYTCLLSPDMSKLYISLWGGDKVAIFDTKENKLTDAIAVGDNPNDLCISRNGKYLYVANANDNTVSVIDVRKNKVLETLNTAVSPTPLSGTTSNSVALSKDGKTLYIANADNNCLAVFNVTKPGASQSLGFVPTGWYPSVVRVIDDKLYVANAKGFSSLPNPHGPNPAAKSQTVVLHGGDPFRPARTEYIGGGLLMGTLSIIPTPTEKQLTVYSQAVVHNTPYHREQETGAYSEEGNPIPAKVGAASPIKYVFYVIQENRTYDQVLSDMPKGNGDTSLLLFGKRITPNHHALAENFVLLDNFYVDGEVSADGHNWSLGAYATDYMEKNWPTSYGGRGPGAVGLTAKNKLYIWDQANRFNVTFRTYGEFINADNTPQIPVLKDHFTKAYPTRDLRDPDTLRYQAWEHDFDSLMRNNALPRLNTIRMLSDHTEGTTPGRPTPFAHVADNDLAVGRLVEHISKSPIWENSVIFILEDDAQNGPDHVDAHRSPAYMAGGFVKRNFVDHTMYSTSSVLRTIELILGLPPMTQYDASATAMWRCFNKVPDTKPFNSLRSNINLNELNPKGTKLAAMARGLDFSAVDRVPDEIMNKMIWKAIKGENAIVPTPVRAAFVKAVQKADDDD; encoded by the coding sequence ATGTCACCAAAAAAAATGCTATGCCTAATCGTTTTGCTGCTTATCTGCAGCAGGTTCGTTCAGGCACAAGATCTTGCCGCTATTGAAAATAAACGGGTAAAATTGCCCAACGGGTGGTCATTAACGCCTGTTGGCAAGAGCCTGCCCCTGGGCGATCTGCCGCTGAATATCGCTGTAAGCAAAAGCCATCATTATGCTGCGGTTACCAATAATGGCCAGAGTGTTCAAACCATTCAGCTTTTAGACGCACGTACAGATCGTGAACTGGACAAAGTGTTGATCAGTAAAGCCTGGGGTGGCCTGGTTTTCAGTGCAGACGAGCAATCGCTCTACGCCTCGGGCGGTGACAATAACTGGATTATTCGCTATGCCATCAATAACGATAAGCTGCTGGCAGCTGATACCATAAAACTGGGCGAAGCATGGAGCAAAAAGCCCAATTCGGCATCCATTTCACCTGCCGGGCTGGCGCTTGACGATAAGCGCGGTGTTTTATACGTTGTTACCAAACTGGATAATAGCCTGTACCTTATCGATCTCAAAACAAAAACCGTTATTCAGCAGGTTAAATTGGGCACAGAGGCCTATACCTGCCTGTTATCGCCCGATATGTCAAAATTGTACATCAGTCTTTGGGGGGGCGATAAAGTAGCCATATTTGATACAAAGGAAAATAAACTCACAGATGCCATTGCGGTAGGGGATAATCCCAATGACCTGTGCATTTCCCGAAATGGAAAATACCTGTACGTAGCTAACGCCAACGACAATACGGTATCGGTAATTGATGTGCGCAAAAATAAAGTACTGGAAACCCTGAACACGGCAGTATCGCCTACGCCGCTTAGCGGAACAACCAGTAACTCGGTAGCCCTGAGTAAGGATGGTAAAACATTATACATTGCTAATGCCGATAATAACTGCCTGGCTGTGTTTAACGTAACAAAACCGGGTGCCAGTCAGTCGCTTGGTTTTGTGCCTACGGGCTGGTATCCCAGCGTTGTGCGTGTTATAGATGATAAATTGTACGTAGCCAATGCTAAAGGCTTTTCGTCGCTGCCCAATCCGCATGGGCCTAACCCGGCAGCCAAAAGTCAAACCGTTGTACTGCATGGAGGCGACCCATTCAGGCCAGCACGTACGGAGTATATCGGCGGCGGCTTATTAATGGGGACTTTGAGCATTATTCCCACGCCAACAGAAAAGCAGCTGACGGTTTATTCGCAGGCAGTAGTTCATAATACACCTTACCACCGGGAACAGGAAACAGGGGCTTACAGCGAAGAGGGCAATCCCATTCCGGCTAAAGTAGGAGCTGCATCGCCAATAAAGTATGTTTTTTATGTTATCCAGGAAAACCGGACGTATGACCAGGTACTGTCAGACATGCCGAAGGGCAATGGCGATACCAGCCTGCTGCTGTTTGGCAAACGGATTACGCCCAATCACCATGCTTTGGCCGAAAACTTTGTGCTGCTGGATAATTTTTATGTAGATGGCGAGGTTAGCGCCGACGGGCATAACTGGAGCCTGGGTGCTTATGCTACTGATTATATGGAAAAAAACTGGCCTACCAGCTATGGCGGCCGCGGCCCGGGTGCAGTTGGCCTCACCGCAAAAAATAAGCTCTACATCTGGGACCAGGCCAACCGGTTCAATGTAACTTTCCGTACTTATGGCGAATTTATCAATGCCGATAACACGCCCCAGATACCTGTCTTGAAAGATCATTTTACAAAAGCCTATCCCACTCGCGACCTGCGTGACCCTGATACCCTGCGGTACCAGGCCTGGGAACATGACTTTGACTCGCTGATGCGTAACAATGCATTGCCGCGGCTAAATACCATACGGATGCTATCAGACCATACCGAGGGCACCACCCCGGGCAGGCCTACACCTTTTGCTCATGTGGCGGATAATGATCTTGCCGTTGGCCGGTTAGTGGAGCATATCAGCAAAAGCCCGATATGGGAAAACAGCGTGATTTTTATACTGGAAGATGATGCACAGAATGGTCCCGATCACGTTGACGCCCATCGTTCGCCTGCATACATGGCCGGGGGATTTGTAAAACGCAACTTTGTTGACCATACCATGTATTCCACGTCATCTGTGCTGCGTACCATCGAGCTGATTCTCGGCCTGCCGCCTATGACCCAGTATGATGCATCGGCTACAGCCATGTGGCGTTGTTTTAATAAAGTGCCCGATACCAAACCATTTAACAGCCTCCGTTCAAATATTAACCTTAATGAACTTAACCCTAAAGGCACAAAGCTTGCAGCAATGGCCAGGGGGCTTGATTTTTCGGCCGTTGACCGTGTACCAGATGAGATCATGAACAAAATGATATGGAAAGCCATTAAAGGAGAAAATGCAATTGTGCCCACGCCGGTACGGGCAGCCTTTGTAAAGGCCGTTCAAAAAGCAGACGATGACGATTAG
- a CDS encoding family 43 glycosylhydrolase, with translation MIKTILLKRITISVVALLFAGKLYAQHQKSINPGEVWPDNRGEHIQAHGGGIIKIKNTYYWYGEERRRGLDSNKRYVSCYTSKDLTNWTFKGDVVQMTDPENLGQRWILERPKVFYSKKSRQYVMYFHLDNATYKFARVGIAVSDRPDGNFKYLKSFRPLGHESRDIGQFIDDDGTPYLVFEDRPLGFHIVRLSEDCLSIDREMCLIAEHMEGGAIVHYNGLYYAIGSALTGWRPNPNRYATAKTLEGPWSEFKDIAPKEENTYGSQSTLLLKVSGKKGTTVLFLGDIWKPKEQWDSRYLWMPVQIGDGKLWLPEPASFKIDVKNGTVN, from the coding sequence ATGATTAAAACGATACTTTTAAAAAGAATAACTATTTCTGTCGTGGCTTTGCTGTTTGCGGGCAAATTGTATGCACAGCATCAAAAAAGCATAAATCCGGGAGAAGTTTGGCCCGATAACCGGGGAGAACATATCCAGGCGCATGGCGGGGGGATTATAAAAATAAAGAACACATACTACTGGTACGGCGAAGAACGACGGCGGGGACTGGATTCAAATAAACGTTATGTTAGTTGTTATACATCAAAAGACCTGACTAACTGGACATTCAAAGGCGATGTTGTTCAAATGACCGATCCTGAAAACCTGGGGCAGCGCTGGATCCTGGAAAGGCCCAAAGTTTTCTACAGCAAAAAGAGCCGGCAATATGTAATGTATTTCCATCTTGACAATGCAACCTATAAGTTTGCCCGGGTTGGCATCGCCGTAAGCGACCGCCCTGATGGTAATTTTAAATACCTGAAAAGCTTCAGGCCCCTGGGGCACGAAAGCCGGGACATTGGCCAGTTTATAGACGATGACGGCACGCCATATCTTGTTTTCGAAGACCGTCCGCTCGGGTTTCATATTGTTCGCCTCTCGGAAGATTGCCTTAGTATTGACCGGGAGATGTGCCTGATAGCCGAACATATGGAAGGTGGGGCCATAGTGCATTATAATGGCCTTTATTACGCCATAGGCTCTGCGCTTACCGGCTGGAGGCCAAACCCCAATCGCTATGCCACAGCAAAGACCCTGGAAGGCCCATGGTCGGAGTTTAAAGACATTGCGCCGAAGGAAGAAAATACTTATGGTTCGCAATCTACACTATTGCTTAAAGTTAGCGGGAAGAAGGGTACCACAGTATTGTTTCTCGGAGATATCTGGAAACCGAAAGAACAATGGGATTCCCGTTATTTATGGATGCCTGTCCAGATCGGAGATGGAAAGCTCTGGCTTCCTGAGCCTGCTTCGTTTAAGATCGATGTTAAAAACGGCACTGTAAATTAA
- a CDS encoding sigma-70 family RNA polymerase sigma factor, with protein sequence MNNCNQLTTWWEEALQGNVKSFGRIHDELYSGLYFYLYKIIKDEATAQDVLQELFIKMWERRITFGPIRNVKYYFFKSARSLAINFLKASRPEFVGLSASHDIDIVFSREDVLVLEETGREVEHMLALALNTLPRRQKEMIFLRYFDNWNYDQIAEVTGLQYQSVVNHVHRGINQLRIKLSEGSKIATTELVLS encoded by the coding sequence ATGAACAATTGTAACCAGCTAACTACATGGTGGGAAGAAGCCCTCCAGGGAAATGTCAAATCTTTTGGCAGGATACATGACGAACTGTATTCCGGTTTGTATTTCTACCTCTATAAAATTATCAAAGATGAGGCTACAGCCCAGGACGTTTTACAGGAACTGTTTATAAAAATGTGGGAGCGGAGGATAACATTTGGACCTATCAGAAATGTTAAATACTATTTCTTTAAATCAGCGCGGTCACTTGCCATTAATTTTTTAAAGGCCTCCCGGCCCGAGTTTGTAGGCTTATCCGCAAGTCATGATATCGATATTGTTTTTTCGAGGGAAGATGTGCTTGTTTTGGAAGAAACCGGGAGAGAAGTGGAGCACATGCTTGCCCTTGCCTTGAATACCTTGCCAAGGCGCCAAAAGGAGATGATCTTTTTAAGATATTTTGACAATTGGAATTACGATCAGATTGCTGAGGTAACGGGTTTACAATATCAGTCGGTTGTTAACCATGTACACCGGGGAATCAATCAACTGCGTATTAAACTTTCTGAAGGCAGCAAGATAGCCACAACAGAATTGGTGCTTTCATAA
- a CDS encoding two-component regulator propeller domain-containing protein produces MFNSGVAALALPNIQRLGLKDGLSNSEVRCIFQDHSGYMWFGTYDGLNRFDGYDFRIYRNQPENQHSIIHNFINCIAEDAANNLWVGTRQGISILNPVTEEFSPAYVILAGKETPVTSFIRDIKTDRSGRIFIATLSNGLIVMDKGKRTGRVIPYYNNGKAVQSYNVGALYVGPGNQAYVLISAAGLFKYDAVHGTLRLLNTSVTGATCIYPEGNGLWVGTTQGLHHYDFGTGRYDRLFDEVTGPFKSGRITSLQTMPDSTLWVSTDGGGIQILDKRRNKISYLPAGSDEHSLSSDAVYALFLDREGRKWIGTLRGGINVIDEVKERFINIRHNDLNANSLISSFVKSLYEAPDGRLWIGTDGGGLSIWDRQAHRFINFRHDASQPGTLSSNFVTSIAGDSEGRTWIATYGGGINLYQPGSNTFTTFRGVDRQGVANRIVFWCLYRDHSENLWASGLQDGLFLYDKHNNQFRLYDAALTNILSMGEDRFGNLWAGNFEGVYKIDLKNNAYKFYPIGKAVRSMQKADNGDMWLGTEAGLLYFSASGEKVIHRYTTSNGLSNNTVLAILEDAQKHLWLSTYNGLCRFDPKTVSFTNFFESDGLASNEFNFNAALRLNNGQLAFGGINGVTMFYPQAILPLHDAPNIAITDIKINNKPISTYPDYVKTDAGNVIRLLEVPYDLASVAVSFAAIEFTAQDRIGYRYMLQGWDRGWVYAGRQRNALYTRLAPGTYTLKINCTNAEGQWIGREIHLHIIILPPWYRTIWAYLIYAMLLAGVVYWYLRYRFRETRLRYEVQLANAAAAHQRDLQEKERELNDRRVEFFTGVSHEFRTPLSLIINPVRDLLAKIGPENRAELNIVYRNSRRLLSLVDQLLLFRKADAGSGILQIAPMDITLVCREVFLCFVQQARLSGISFELNVPEEPVLIYGDREKVEIILFNLISNAIKYTPAGKAVCVGLQSGADEVVINVIDNGPGISPEAGKHIFEKFYRSNAHGQAAKGGFGIGLFLARQFTKDHGGSLMFESEPGKGSDFCLTLLKGTAHYPPDVAAAADAADLSPLLREMVEDQPAIAEAGQMNDLDFEADKIFTDKQRVLVIDDDSEIRAYICSILESRYRVYEADNGLAGLQKAKEKQPDLIICDVMMPGLNGIELCSTIKQDQQLSHIPMILLTASSSAENKIKGLESGADDYISKPFDKDVLVARIANLLQNRSNLQSYFYNTITLKSVNVTISDEYKHFLEKCIEIVEQHITDENFNIKILASEIGMSHSNLYRKIKSLSGHTVNSFIRYIRLRKAAELLIQSDMNVNEVAIETGFNSIKYFRDQFFKLFGANPSDFLKQKRPVFKKRKNIIN; encoded by the coding sequence ATGTTCAATAGCGGAGTTGCAGCGCTTGCTTTACCCAATATTCAACGGCTTGGCCTTAAAGACGGGCTTTCCAATAGCGAAGTGCGGTGCATTTTCCAGGATCATTCAGGCTATATGTGGTTTGGCACTTATGATGGCTTAAACCGTTTTGATGGATATGACTTCCGTATTTACCGTAATCAGCCCGAAAATCAACATTCAATTATTCATAATTTTATTAATTGTATTGCAGAGGATGCCGCCAATAATTTATGGGTAGGTACGCGCCAGGGCATAAGTATCTTAAACCCGGTAACCGAAGAGTTTTCTCCGGCATATGTGATTTTGGCCGGCAAAGAAACGCCCGTTACATCCTTTATCAGGGATATCAAAACAGACCGTTCGGGGCGTATCTTCATTGCCACCCTCTCCAACGGCCTCATCGTTATGGATAAAGGAAAACGAACTGGCCGTGTTATACCATACTATAATAACGGAAAAGCTGTACAGAGTTACAATGTTGGCGCATTGTACGTGGGGCCCGGCAACCAGGCCTATGTGCTGATCAGCGCCGCCGGCCTTTTCAAATACGATGCCGTACACGGTACTTTGAGGTTACTGAACACGTCGGTTACCGGAGCTACCTGTATTTATCCCGAAGGCAATGGCTTATGGGTAGGCACAACCCAGGGCCTGCACCATTATGATTTCGGAACAGGGCGATATGACCGCCTTTTTGATGAAGTTACGGGCCCCTTCAAATCGGGCCGTATAACAAGCCTGCAAACCATGCCCGATAGTACCCTTTGGGTGAGTACCGACGGCGGCGGGATCCAGATCCTGGATAAGAGACGCAACAAGATCAGCTATCTGCCCGCAGGGAGCGATGAACACTCACTTTCAAGCGATGCTGTTTATGCCTTATTTTTAGACCGGGAAGGCAGAAAGTGGATCGGTACGTTGCGGGGGGGAATTAATGTTATTGATGAGGTAAAGGAACGTTTTATAAATATCAGGCATAATGATCTGAACGCCAATAGCCTTATCAGTAGCTTTGTTAAATCCTTATATGAAGCCCCTGATGGCAGGTTGTGGATAGGTACCGATGGCGGGGGATTGAGCATTTGGGACCGGCAGGCACATCGCTTTATTAATTTTCGCCATGATGCCTCACAGCCAGGCACCCTGAGCTCAAACTTTGTAACCAGCATTGCCGGGGATAGCGAAGGCAGGACCTGGATTGCCACTTATGGAGGCGGTATTAACCTGTACCAGCCGGGCTCCAATACATTCACTACATTTCGGGGCGTAGACAGGCAGGGAGTTGCTAACCGCATAGTGTTCTGGTGCCTATACCGGGACCATTCAGAGAATCTTTGGGCCAGCGGTTTACAGGACGGGCTGTTTCTATATGATAAGCACAATAATCAATTCCGGTTGTATGATGCAGCATTGACCAATATCCTGTCTATGGGCGAAGACCGTTTTGGAAACCTTTGGGCAGGAAATTTCGAAGGTGTTTATAAGATTGATCTAAAAAACAATGCATATAAGTTTTATCCGATAGGTAAAGCGGTAAGATCAATGCAGAAAGCAGACAACGGCGACATGTGGCTGGGTACAGAGGCTGGTTTGTTGTATTTTTCGGCATCCGGGGAAAAAGTAATTCACCGCTATACCACCAGTAACGGGCTTAGTAATAATACTGTGCTGGCCATTTTGGAAGATGCGCAAAAGCATTTGTGGCTGAGCACTTACAACGGGCTTTGCCGCTTTGATCCTAAAACTGTTAGTTTTACCAATTTTTTTGAAAGTGATGGCCTGGCAAGTAACGAATTTAACTTTAATGCGGCGCTAAGGCTCAATAATGGTCAGCTTGCGTTTGGGGGCATCAATGGTGTTACGATGTTTTATCCGCAGGCAATCCTGCCCCTGCATGATGCTCCCAACATTGCCATAACTGATATTAAAATTAATAATAAACCAATAAGCACCTATCCGGACTATGTTAAAACGGATGCCGGTAATGTTATCCGGTTGTTAGAGGTTCCTTACGATCTGGCATCAGTAGCCGTAAGTTTTGCTGCTATCGAATTTACCGCACAGGATAGGATCGGTTATCGTTATATGCTCCAGGGCTGGGACAGGGGATGGGTTTATGCAGGGCGGCAGCGTAATGCGCTTTATACCCGCTTAGCCCCCGGTACGTATACATTGAAAATTAACTGTACCAACGCCGAGGGCCAATGGATCGGCCGTGAAATCCATCTTCATATCATTATTTTGCCTCCCTGGTATCGTACCATCTGGGCATACCTGATTTATGCAATGTTGCTTGCGGGAGTTGTTTACTGGTATCTGCGTTATAGGTTCAGGGAAACGCGGCTTAGATATGAGGTGCAACTGGCTAACGCCGCTGCTGCACACCAGCGAGACCTGCAGGAAAAGGAACGCGAATTGAATGACCGGCGCGTAGAGTTTTTTACCGGTGTTTCTCATGAATTTCGTACGCCTCTTTCACTCATCATCAATCCGGTGAGGGATTTGCTTGCAAAAATTGGTCCCGAGAACCGTGCGGAGCTTAATATCGTTTATCGTAATTCAAGGCGCCTGTTAAGCCTTGTTGATCAGCTGCTGCTGTTTCGTAAGGCCGATGCTGGCTCCGGGATCCTGCAAATTGCGCCGATGGACATTACCCTTGTTTGCCGGGAAGTGTTTTTGTGTTTTGTGCAGCAGGCCAGGCTTTCGGGTATCAGCTTTGAATTAAACGTGCCGGAAGAGCCGGTGCTGATTTACGGAGACAGGGAAAAGGTTGAAATTATCCTGTTTAATCTTATATCCAATGCAATTAAATATACGCCGGCCGGGAAAGCCGTTTGCGTTGGCCTGCAATCGGGCGCAGATGAGGTGGTGATCAATGTGATTGATAATGGTCCGGGAATATCTCCGGAAGCGGGAAAACATATCTTCGAAAAGTTTTACAGGTCAAATGCGCATGGCCAGGCGGCAAAAGGGGGCTTTGGTATCGGCTTATTCCTGGCCCGCCAGTTTACCAAAGATCACGGCGGCTCATTAATGTTTGAAAGTGAGCCTGGCAAAGGTTCTGATTTTTGTTTAACCCTGTTAAAAGGCACAGCTCATTATCCGCCGGATGTGGCAGCAGCAGCCGATGCTGCTGATTTATCGCCCTTGCTCCGCGAAATGGTAGAAGACCAGCCGGCTATTGCTGAAGCCGGTCAAATGAATGATCTTGATTTTGAAGCTGATAAGATTTTTACCGACAAACAAAGGGTTTTGGTTATTGATGATGATAGCGAGATCCGGGCTTACATTTGTTCCATTCTTGAAAGCCGTTACAGGGTTTACGAGGCAGATAATGGCTTGGCCGGTTTACAGAAAGCGAAAGAAAAACAACCCGATCTCATTATCTGCGACGTAATGATGCCGGGTTTAAATGGCATTGAACTTTGCTCAACCATTAAACAGGACCAGCAATTGAGCCATATCCCGATGATTTTGCTAACAGCCAGCTCATCAGCCGAAAATAAGATCAAAGGCCTGGAAAGCGGCGCCGACGACTATATTTCCAAACCTTTTGATAAGGACGTGCTGGTAGCGCGTATTGCCAATCTGCTGCAAAACAGGAGTAACCTTCAAAGCTATTTTTATAATACAATTACCCTGAAATCGGTTAACGTCACTATTTCGGATGAGTATAAGCACTTCCTGGAAAAATGTATCGAAATTGTTGAGCAGCACATTACTGATGAGAATTTCAACATCAAAATACTGGCTTCAGAGATCGGCATGAGCCATTCAAATCTTTACCGCAAAATTAAGTCGCTGTCTGGTCATACTGTCAATAGCTTCATACGCTACATACGCCTCAGAAAGGCGGCTGAGCTGTTGATCCAGTCGGATATGAATGTCAATGAAGTAGCCATTGAAACAGGCTTTAACAGTATCAAATACTTCCGCGATCAGTTTTTTAAACTGTTTGGCGCTAACCCATCAGATTTTCTTAAGCAAAAAAGACCCGTATTTAAGAAAAGAAAAAACATAATTAATTGA